A region of the Streptomyces durocortorensis genome:
GTGAGCCCGGCGTATCCGCTTTCCGCCAGGAGGCTGCGGGTGGCGGCGAGGATCGCTTCGTCGACCCGGCTGTCTCTAGGTCGTCCCATGAGGCCATGTTACGGTACCCCCGGTTCCGAAACTCACGGTCTCGAAAAGGGGGAGCGGTAATGGGGCGCTGGGCAGGACGAATCCTGATGATCCTGGGAGCGATGCACCTCATCGGACTGGGCGTGCAGAACGTCCAGTACCTCGACGAGTGGTTCACCGGGGCACTGTGGGGGCTGCCGCGTGACGAGTTCGTTCACCCCCGTGGCGCGAACGGTGCCTTCTGGATCTCACTCGGCAGCTTCGCCGTGCCGATGATGCTGCTGGGTGCGCTCGTATCCGACCTGGCCCGGCGGAACATCGCGACGCCCGCGTCCATCGGCTGGGGGCTGGCGGCGTGGTCCGTGGTGTCGGCAGCTGTTCTGGAGCCGACGCCGCTGCTGCTGGGGCTGATCCCGGCGGTGCTGCTGATCCGAGGCGCGCGGGCCGCTCGTTCGGCCTGAGGCGCCTTCGGTCCCTCCGGCGCACCGACGCGCCCCACCTGAACCGGCCTGCCGGGGCACGCGGGGGGCCCGGATCACGGATGATCCGGGCCCCCGTCGTACGAGATGGAGCTCAGGTGTCAGCTCTGCGCGGGGCCGCCCTGCTCACCCGGCTCGGCAGTGGTGGCAGCCTGGGCCTCGGCGCGCTCGCGCATCTTGCGGACCAGCTCCTGCTTCTTGCTCTCGGCGGCCTTGCGGTCGGCGTCTCGCGCGGAACCCGCGCCCTGCTGTTCGGCGCGGGACAGCTTCTTGCGCTGTCCGCCGACACCGAGGAGGTTGTTGCGGCTCTTGGCCACGGCGTTCTCCCATTCGTGGTGAGAAGTGAGGAAGGAAGTGATCGGGTGATCGGTGATCGCAATCGATCCGATGGGCGGCGGGGGAAGTCGCACCCGCCGCGCTCTCACTCGTAGATCTGGAAGAACGAAGACATGCCGGAACCGTACCCCGCTCCCGGAGCGCGCCGCACCAGGTTTTCGGGCCGCCGGGGGAGCTCAGGCCGTCGGGTCGACCGTCGCCTGGTGGGCCTCGGTGAGGTGCTCCTCGGCCTTCAGCCACGGCAGGAACTGCGCCGAGCGCCGCCACCCGCAGGTGGCGCACGTCAACTGGCGCGTCATGCCCGACTTCCTTACCCGTACGACGTGTTCACGGCCGTGCTGGTCCCATCTGGTGACCTTGCTGGTGGTGATCGACGGCATCGCGTACCTCCCGGATCGGCGGGGCTCCGGTGGACGACGAAGCCCCCGGTTCCGTACCCGGAACCGGGGGCCTCACGCGCGTACGGAAGCGTACGGAGCCGTCAGCAGCCGAGCAGACGGGCGCCCAGGTACGCCTGGATCTGGTCCAGGGAGACGCGCTCCTGCTTCATGGTGTCGCGCTCGCGCACGGTCACCGCGTTGTCGTCGAGGGTGTCGAAGTCGACGGTGACGCAGAACGGGGTGCCGATCTCGTCCTGGCGGCGGTAGCGGCGGCCGATGGCGCCCGCGTCGTCGAACTCGATGTTCCAGTTCTTGCGCAGGTCGGCCGCCAGGCCCTTGGCCTTCGGCGAGAGCTGCGGGTTGCGGGAGAGCGGCAGGACCGCGACCTTGACCGGCGCCAGGCGCGGGTCGAGGCGCATCACGGTGCGCTTCTCCATGACGCCCTTGGCGTTGGGCGCCTCGTCCTCGACGTAGGCGTCCAGGAGGAACGCCAGCATCGCGCGGCCGACACCGGCCGCGGGCTCGATGACGTACGGCGTCCAGCGCTCGTTGGCCTCCTGGTCGTAGTACTGGAGGTCCGTGCCCGAGGCCTTGGAGTGCGCCTTGAGGTCGTAGTCGGTGCGGTTGGCGACGCCCTCCAGCTCACCCCACTCGCTGCCGCCGAAGCGGAAGCGGTACTCGATGTCGGCGGTGCGCTTGGAGTAGTGGGACAGCTTCTCCTGCGGGTGCTCGTACCAGCGCATGTTCTCCTCGCGCATGCCGAGGTCCGTGTACCAGTTCCAGCGCTGGTCCATCCAGTACTGCTGCCACTCCTCGTCCTCGCCCGGCTTGACGAAGAACTCCATCTCCATCTGCTCGAACTCGCGGGTCCGGAAGATGAAGTTGCCCGGAGTGATCTCGTTCCGGAAGGACTTGCCCATCTGCGCGATGCCGAACGGCGGCTTCTTGCGCGAGGTCTGCTGCACCTGGCCGAAGTTGGTGAAGATGCCCTGGGCGGTCTCGGGGCGCAGGTAGGCGACCGAGCCGGAGTCCTGGGTCGGGCCGAGGTGGGTGGAGAGCAGACCCGAGAACTGCTTGGGCTCGGTGAAGGTGCCCTTGTTGCCGCAGTTGGGGCAGTTGAGGTCGGCGAGGCCGTTGACCGGCGGCTTGCCGTGCTTCTCCTCGTACGCCTCCTCCAGGTGGTCGGCGCGGTAGCGCTTGTGGCAGGAGGTGCACTCGGTGAGCGGGTCCGAGAAAGTGGCGACGTGGCCGGAGGCGACCCAGACCTCGGGGGCCAGGATGACCGACGAGTCGATACCGACCACGTCCTCGCGCGCGGTGACCATGTAGCGCCACCACTGACGCTTCAGGTTCTCCTTCATCTCCACGCCCAGCGGCCCGTAGTCCCAGGCGGCCTTCTGGCCACCGTAGATCTCACTGCAGGGGTAGACGAAGCCACGGCGCTTGCTCAGGCTGACGATGGTGTCGATCTTGTCGGCGGCCACGGTGCTCTCTTCATTACGACGGCGAAATTGGACAGGTGCGGCGCGTAGCGCCTCGGTGGGGGGTGGTGGTCGGGAGACGGGCGGGCGAATGCTTCAGATTACCGGCGCGCGCACCCCCTGGATCAAATCGGTGGGGGCGCGCAGGACTCCGCCGCCTCCGCTATGTGATCTTCCGGGCATCTCATCTGCCTTGTTGACAATCGTTTCCACGTTTGTTGAAAATGACTGTCATGAACGTACGTCGTCTGATACCCACCACCGCCGTCGCCGGAGCAGTCGTCCTCGGTCTGACCGCTCTCTCGGCCTGCTCC
Encoded here:
- a CDS encoding glycine--tRNA ligase yields the protein MAADKIDTIVSLSKRRGFVYPCSEIYGGQKAAWDYGPLGVEMKENLKRQWWRYMVTAREDVVGIDSSVILAPEVWVASGHVATFSDPLTECTSCHKRYRADHLEEAYEEKHGKPPVNGLADLNCPNCGNKGTFTEPKQFSGLLSTHLGPTQDSGSVAYLRPETAQGIFTNFGQVQQTSRKKPPFGIAQMGKSFRNEITPGNFIFRTREFEQMEMEFFVKPGEDEEWQQYWMDQRWNWYTDLGMREENMRWYEHPQEKLSHYSKRTADIEYRFRFGGSEWGELEGVANRTDYDLKAHSKASGTDLQYYDQEANERWTPYVIEPAAGVGRAMLAFLLDAYVEDEAPNAKGVMEKRTVMRLDPRLAPVKVAVLPLSRNPQLSPKAKGLAADLRKNWNIEFDDAGAIGRRYRRQDEIGTPFCVTVDFDTLDDNAVTVRERDTMKQERVSLDQIQAYLGARLLGC
- a CDS encoding DUF6243 family protein, with amino-acid sequence MAKSRNNLLGVGGQRKKLSRAEQQGAGSARDADRKAAESKKQELVRKMRERAEAQAATTAEPGEQGGPAQS
- a CDS encoding DUF6463 family protein, producing the protein MGRWAGRILMILGAMHLIGLGVQNVQYLDEWFTGALWGLPRDEFVHPRGANGAFWISLGSFAVPMMLLGALVSDLARRNIATPASIGWGLAAWSVVSAAVLEPTPLLLGLIPAVLLIRGARAARSA